A genome region from Clostridiaceae bacterium includes the following:
- a CDS encoding sigma-70 family RNA polymerase sigma factor codes for MKKINLRDLYPFYKSDFFIEIADEVVELIK; via the coding sequence ATGAAAAAGATCAATTTAAGGGATTTATACCCGTTTTATAAATCTGACTTTTTTATTGAAATTGCAGATGAAGTTGTAGAACTGATCAAACA